Genomic segment of bacterium:
GCCCGCCCCCGGCTACGAAGTCGCCCTGAAGTCCGCGAAGGAGAACCGGCCCGAACTGGCGGCGCTCCAAAAGAGGCTCGAAGTCTACGGCGAACTGGTCACCATAGCAAAGGCGGGAGACAAGCCGCGCCTCGACTTCCGGGGCTCCTACGGCTACTCCTCAATAAATCCCGACGGCAGCGCCGAAAGCGACGGAACCAATTGGAGCGCGGGTATTTTCGCCACTTGGCCGATCTTCGACGGGAAGAGGACACAGGGCAGGACAGCCCAGCTCGCGAGCGAAGCCGCGGGGCTCCGTATCGACGAGCAAAAGCTCCTCGACGGGCTGGCCCTCGGGGTGCGCGACGCCCAAAACAACGTCCGCGAGGCCGAAGAGGTGTTGGCCGGGCTTGAGGGAACGGTGGCGCAGGCCGAAAAGCTCCTCTCAATGGCGCAGAAGGGTTACGAATTCGGCGTGAAGACCAAGCTCGACGTGGACGACGCCCTCCTGAACCTCACACTGGCAAAGAGCAACCTCGCTGGCGCGAGGCGCAACTACCTCGTCGCCCGCGCCACGCTCGAATTCGCGATGGGAGTGCTGGGAGATAAAATTTAACAAAACTGCTGCGAGCCTGCCCCGCCTTCGTCGTCGCGATTCGCTTCCGGGCTCACCGTAGCGCTGCCGTTGCCTCGCCTTTCGCTACGCGGCTCCTTGAATCCGGGGCTCTCGCGACGTTTTTGGACAGTCCTCAAAACTACAAAGGCCCGCATTTTGCGGGCCTCGTTCATGAATAAAGTTATTTTTTCTTTTGAACTTTAAGGATTATCGGGCCGGTCGAAGGCGAGTCCTGCGGCGCCTCTCCGTCAACGTAGACTTCATTCTCATAAAGAGGCCCGCCGAGGGTCGCGCGCCCCCGAAGATATCTGGCGTTGGGCGGCAAATTGAAAAAAACCTCCCCGTTTTGGTCGGTCAGGGCCGAGGTCGCGGCGGGAGGGCCGTTTCTGTCGGGATTCGGGTAGGCCAGCACATAGTAGGAGGCCAGCGGCTTCCCGGTCGGGTCGAGCAATTTTATTTTCTGGCCCTTGCCGGCGCTTTCATCCTCTTCCAGAGAACTCAGCCGCTCGGCCATCGCAATTTCCAGATTCACCTCTTCTCCTTCGCGGATGACGACCGGGTTTCCCGCGTAGAAGTTGAGCCTGTCTCCCAGTTCTATGGGGCCGTAGGCTCCGCCCTTGACCCGCTTTCGCGCGACCAGGTAGTAGGTTCCCGCCGGAACCGACACCGTGAAGTCGCCCCTGGCCACGGGCTGCAGAAAGTCGGCGGGGCCGTGAAAATATCCGGCGACGGACTTGTAGCCGTAGAGATAGGCCTTCTCAAGCGGTTCGCCCTTGAAGGTAAGTCTGCCCTTTATTCTGGTGGCTTCCGACGGGCCGCGCTTTTCGGCTGAAACCGGCGTGAGATAGAGCCCGACGGTCGTCCACCGGTTTTTGGCTACGGTGACGGGAGAACCCGAGTACACGCAGTAGATGTCTCCGGCCTCGGGCTTTTCACCCTTGTTTTTAGGCCCTTTTTTTATCGCCTCGACTACGTATCTGCCTTCCGGAAGGTCTACGGAATATCTCCCGTCTATCGCGGTCTTCGTCCTGGCGGCGGGCGCGTCCCCCGTGAAGGGGCCGAACCCTCCAGCTCTAAGTGCGTAGATATTTATGTCCACGGATTCGACCAGAGTCCCGCCCAGAGACGCCCTCCCTTTTATTCCTTCCGCGCAATATGCCCCGGAACAGGAAAGGAGCAGCATTACAAACGAAATAAAATGAATCTTTCTCACCAGACTTCCTCCACGAGTACCCGAAGGCCGGTGACCTTCTGGCCCGCCTTGACGTTTATCCCCGATCCCTTTTCGCCCCTGTGCTGGCCGACCTTTTCGCCGGGAGAGGAAGGGCCGCCGATTTTCGAGCGCGCCCCCAGATAATAATTGCCGTCCTCCCGGGACAAGGGCAATACGAACTTGCCGTCCTTGCCCGAGGGAGGGCTGACGAAGGCTGGCTTGCCCGTCATCCTGCCGTCCCGGAAAGCCAGAATCCGCACTCCCTCGACGGGCTTCGAGCCGGAATCCACCACGACGCCCTCTATGGAGGTGGTCGAACTCCCCATCGTTGCGGTTACCTTGCTCCACTGCTTTTCGTCGATCTGCGCGAGAGCTATCTCTCCTGTGTCCGCGTAAGAGCCTTCCGAAACCTCCAGACGGCGGACGGCGACGAGGTCAGAGCTTTCCGGGGGGCCGTAGTCTTTGCCGCTCTTCCTTTGCCGCACGGCCAGAGTGTAAGCGCCGTGAAGAAGGCTTATCCGGAACTCCCTGTTGTCCGCGACCTCCACCGCAACGAGAAATCCCGGACCTATGGGTTTTTCCACCATCCCCTTGTAAACGTATATCGTCGCGCCGTCCCTGCTTTCGGGCAAAACTACTCTTCCCCTGATCCCGGTTCCCTCCGGCCCCGTGGAAGCGGAAAAACCGCTTGGATCGGCCAGCTCGATATTGACGAAAACCTTCTCCCCCGGCTTGGGCTCCACGGGATTGGGCACGGCTTCCCCGATAAGCCTGATCTCCCTGCTGCCTTCGGTCAGGGTGGCTTTCGCCCACACCCAGTAGCGGCCGGGGCCGATGTCGAGGGTGAACGAACCGTCCGCCGCGCTGGGAACTTCCGCTACGGGAGGAGTCGAACGGTCCTGATCGGCCCTGGGGTAGAACTGCACCATCGCCATCGGCACGCCCTGACCGTGCCGAAGAACCTTTCCCGCTACATGCGCCGGTTCCTTCGGTTTCTGGGCGCAGGAGGCGGCAAGAAAAAGGGCGAGGCAAAGTAACGGGAGGGTCTTTGCTGAAATTTTCAATCCGTCATACCCTCATCGGAAGAAAGACCCGTTCCCAGGCCCGCGAGGCTGACAAACGCCAGAAGGTAACAGGCCGCGCCCATGTCCAGAGTGGCGGAATAACCGAAATTCATCGCCAGCAGCAAGACTCCGAGCGAGGCGCAAACGCTGGCGAAGCCGTTGACCGACCAGATCCACGGCAGCAGATTGCCGCTGCTTTCGCCCAATTGGGATATAGCCGCGGGGAAAGGCATGCCCATCGCGAAAGCCAGAGGCAGGGTCACCAGAAGCGCAATCGCGAACCTCGCGGCGAAGGGGTAGTTCATCACCGCCGACAGCAGGTGGGGCGTAAAGTGCGCCTGCACCGCGCCCAGAACGGCAATCACCAGAAGCCACAGGCCGAGTTTTTTGCGGCTCGGCGCCATCCTTTCGGAAAGAAGACACCCCGCGCCGCTTCCAAGCAGGAAGGCCAGCAGCGTAACCGTCACAGCGTACACGGGGTGGCCAAGCACCAGAAGCAGCCTCTTCATGGTGCCGATCTCAAGCACCATGTAGCCGAAACCTATGGCGAAAAAGTAGGAGAGAACCCAGAAGGACTTCCTGCCCACCCTGGGCAGGCCGCGCAGATAAAGCACGGGCAGCAGCAGCGAAGCCGTGGAAATTACAATCATGATGATAAAGGAGAGGCGCAGGATTTCCGCCCCGCGGTCGTCAAACCCCGCGCGGCCGGGAATGGAACCGGAGATAAAATCGCCGGGCCGCACCGTGTAATAGAAGAAAGGCCTGTCGTCGGTCGGAGCGGAAACGTCAAAAGGGATGTCCTTTAGCGCCTCTTCCACATTCTTTGAGTCGACGATACGGGAAAGCTGACTCTCGCCCGCGCCCTGATAGGGGTAAAGGAGGTCGAAGCCATAGCGGTCGAGCACCTCTCTGATCTTTTCGTCGTCCTTCGCCTCGAAGGGCTTTTTGGAGACCATCACGTTGGCGAGACCCCGGTCCGATACCACCCTTATATGGCGGCCGGGCTCGGCGATCCCCTTGCGCTCGAGCAGATCCCTCGCGAGGGCGGTGAGGCGCAGCGCCCTTTGTTCGTAGGCGAAGCGGGTCACCGAGAGGATGCCGTCGCCGGTCAACCGGTCCCAGTAATCCTCAAAGGCCTCGGCGGTGTGAAGAAGGTCTTCCGAAAGAGTGAAGGCCCCGGCAGAAGGGGGAAGGCGGCCGAAAACCGCCGAAGCCCCGATTACGTCGTATTTTTCACTGTCCTGACGGGCGTATCTTCTGGCGTCGGCGACGGCCAGCTTCACGCGCCCGTCGCTGTACGGCTTGCCGGTAAAGGCTCCGAAGGTCTCCTCAACCATCTCCACGACCTGGGGATTTATCTCCACAGCCTGAACCGTTACGCCGGGAAAGGAGAGGGCTATCCAGACATCCTTCCCTCCGCCGGGCCCGAAAAGAAGTGCTTTCGCACCGGGGCGGAGGTGATACGGCATCGCGACGAGATTGGCCCGGAAAAATTCGGGGTTCGCGGCGGACTGCGCCCCGTCGTAAAGGTTGGTGTACCCGGAATCGTCCACCACCAGACCGATCTGGCGGGGCTGCTCTCCCTTGTACTTCACCGACTGGCCCTGAGGACGGAGCATGTCGTCCGGCGGCAGGGAAAAAGCGGCCACCCTGCTCATCGAATTCCACCTGACCGCGAGGATGTCGGGATCGTACCTTCCTCTGGCGAAGGGAATTTCAGCCGAACCCGAGACCTCGGCCCAGACGCAAAGCGCAACGAAACAAGCCGCTACGGCCGTTCCGGTCCACTTCATGGATTTTGAACGGTTCCACAGCGGCGCGGAAAGAGCGGCGAAAGCGCCTGCCACACCCAGCGCGGCGGGAGCTGAAACGTAGGAGAGCAGAAGCGGGAACAAGGCGCAGCCCAGGGCGGACCCCAGAAAGGTGGCCGCGTAATGCTTCTTTATGTCGGGCGCCCGCTCGCGCAAAACCCCCGCCGTAACGACTCCGGTGAAGAAAAAAGGCCACCCAACTCCCACGGACAGCACTGTGAGGCGCACCGCAAGCTCAACGTCAAGGTCCGTTGTCTGCGCTCTTTCAAAGGGTTTGTAGAAAGGCTGGTGAAAGGGTGCGAGCGTAAGGCGCGAAAGCTCGGGAAGGCTGTGCATCAGGGCGAGGTACAGAAGGACCGAAACCACTCCGAAGGCGAAGACAAGCGTAAAGCGCGCGCGGTATGCGGCCGATCCGAGCGAGGGTTTGAGGCCGACGGCCAGCCCTCCTGCGCCCAGCCCCAGCAAGGCCAGGCCGATTGAGAGGGACGCGAAGTGATACCACATCAGAACCGAAAAAATCCTGATAAGGACAAGCTCGTAAAGCAGCATCCCCGCGCTGAGCAGGGCAAGGGCAAGAAGTTCGCCCCTTCTGACCTCGCCCGCCGTCATACGGATTTTTCTTCGTCTTTAAAGCCGCGTTGCCGAAATGACACTTTGAAACTCCGCAAAACCTGCTAAGTTCGTGAATTATCAATCATACTATACCGGCTTTCGAGCCAGCAAGGGAATGGAGCTTTTACGAACCCCGCGCGGGCAAGTTACCACGGTCGAGAGAGAAATTCGCCTCGCAGGAATGAAAAACAAAAAGGGACTTAACCGGTTAAGGCTAAGTCCCTGAATTTGCTGGTAGCGGGGGCCGGACTTGAACCGACAACCTTCGGGTTATGAGCCCGACGAGCTACCAAGTTGCTCCACCCCGCGACGCGAAGCGCGGATTATCGCCTCACCCCCGATTGCTGTCAAGGGTATTCTTGACTATTGCCGGTCCCCCCTGTAAATTCTCTCTTCCCCCTGGAAGGATATATTTTCATGAGCAGCGAAGAAAACATACAAAAACAGATAAGGCTTCTCGCCCGAGAGCGAAACGCCGTGATTTTGGCCCACAATTACCAGCGCGGCGAGGTGCAGGACGTGGCCGACCACACCGGCGACAGCCTCGGCCTCTCCATAATCGCCTCGAAGACAGACGCGAAAGTCATCGTCTTTTGCGGCGTCCACTTCATGGCGGAGAGCGCCTCCATCCTCTCGCCGGAAAAGACGGTCCTCCTCCCCCGGCTCGACGCGGGGTGCCCTATGGCCGACATGATAACCGCCGAAGACCTCATAAAAGTGCGCGAGGAGCACCCCGGCGTTCCGATAGTGACCTACGTCAACTCCTCCGCGAAAGTGAAGGCGGTCAGCGACATCTGCTGCACCTCGGCCAACGCGGTGAAGGTGACCAATTCCCTCCCGGAGAAGACCGTCTACCTCGCGCCGGACAGAAACCTCGCGCGGTGGGTGGCGCGCAACACCGACAAGAACGTCCTCTACTGGAACGGCTGCTGCCCCTCCCACGAGCGGCTCACGGCCAGGGACGTGCTGGCGGCGAAAGCCGAGAACCCCGGCGCTCCCTTCATCGCCCACCCCGAGTGCAGGCCCGAGGTGATAGACCTCGCCGACGCGGTCCGTTCTACCTCCGGCATGCTGGAGTGGTGCAAGAATTCCTCCGCGAAGACGATAATAGTCGGCACGGAGACGGGTCTCTTCCACCAGCTCAGGAAAAACAGCCCCGACAAAACCTTCGTCGCGCCGACGGAAAAGCTCTTTTGCCCCAACATGAAGCTGACCTCCCTCGAAGACCTCCTCGTCTCCCTCGAAAAGATGGAAAACGTGATCGAGGTCGAGGAGAGCGTCCGCATTCCGGCGGCGAGGGCGCTGCAGAGGATGGTTGATGCCGGGCGAGACTAAGAGGATGCTGAAAAACTGTTGTGAGCCCCGTTTTCGGCGTCGCGTGCTCGCTCGAATCTCGCCTAACACCCGGTTATGTCTCGCTTCTCGCTGTGCGTCTCCTTGAAACCGGGGCTTCTCACGACGTTTTTCAGCAACCTCTTAACTCTTAACTCCGGTCTTTTGAAATGGGCGCTGACAAGCTGATTGAACTGCTCGAATCCCTCGACGGAAAGGGAAGGCGCATCCGCGCCCAAGGGCTCCGCTCGTCCAGCAGGGCCTATCTCCTCGCGCGGGTGGTGGGGAAGCTCAAAAAGCCCATCCTCGTCCTTACCGCTACCGTGCCGGAGGCTAAAGCCTTCGCCGACGAGCTTAAGTTCTTCCTCGGGGCGGATTCGGAAAAGCACCCCCTGCCCTGGGACCCCCCGGTTGTCTACCTTCCCCCGTGGGACACCCTCACCTTCGAGAACCTGCCCCCTCACCCGGAGATTTCGGCCCAGAGGATAGCGGCGCTCTTTCGGGCGACCAACGGCGGCCCCTTCATACTGGTCGCCCCGGTGGAATCAGTCCTCCAGCGCCTGCCCGCGCCCAGGACCGTAGAGAACGGCTCGATACCTATATCGGTGGGCGAGGAGTTCTCCCGCGAGCGCTTTTTGCTTAAGCTGGCGCAGTCGGGGTACCAGCGGGTCGGGCAGGTGGAGGAGCGCGGCGAGGTGAGCGTGCGCGGCGGCCTCGTGGACCTCTTCGCCCCCCATTACGAGCGCCCTCTGCGCCTGGAGTTCTTCGGCGACGACCTCGAATCCATCAGAACCTTCGACCCCTCCACCCAGCGCTCTCTGGACAAGATCGAGGAGGCGGTGATTCTACCGGCGAGGGAGGTCGTCGCGAGCGAGGAGGCGGCCGAGGCGGCTTTCACAACCCTTCGGCTGCGCTGCCACAAGCTGGGGATGAACCGCTCCGAGACAGCGGAAGCCCTGGAAGCCTTCAAGACGGACCCCTTCGGCCCCCACCGCGAGCCCTTCCTCCCCTACTTCGGCGACACCGCGACCCTCTGGGACTATATCCCCGAAAGCGCCGCCGTCGCGGTGGACATGCCGGGGGATTTCGCCGAAAAGGTGGCGGAGTTCTCAAGGGAGATCGGCGAGGGGAGCCAGAGGGCGGAAAAATCCGGGAGGCTCTTTCCCGCGCTTGAAGAGTCCTATATCTCTCCCGAGGAGTGGAACGCGCATCTGGGGAGTCGCCAGGTAATCGAGCTTGAATCCCTCGACATGGAGGTTCCCGGCGCCGTCTCCTTCGACACCCGCGACAACTCCGATCTCGTAACCGCCCTTCGCAACAACAGGGGCACGGAACGCCTCCTTACCCCGCTGGTGGACGAGATTAAAAAGGCGAAGGACAGGGGCCACCACACCTGCATCGTCGCCCGCACCGCTCCGATGGCCCTGAAACTCCGGGAGTTCCTCCGGGAGTACTCTATTACCGTAGAGCCGGAGAAGTCCTTCACCCTCTCGACACCCGAAAACCGGGCGAGCGTCAGCCTCTGCATCGGAGGCCTCGCGAGGGGGTTTCGCTTCCCCGGCGAGAAGCTGACCCTCATCACGCAGGCCGAAATCTTCGGCATGAAGGGGAAGCGCCCTCCTCCGAGGCGCGGCCTTACCCGGACCTCGCTGGCGGAACTTAAAGACAACGACCTTATCGTCCACGCCGATTTCGGCATCGGGCGCTACAGGGGCATGGCCCGCATAGCTGTAGAGGGAATCGAGGGGGATTATCTCCACCTCGAATACGCGGACGGCGACAAACTCTACCTCCCCGTCACCCGCCTGGCCATAATCCAGCGCTACACCGCTCCCGGCGGGGGCGAAAACGTCTCCCTCGACAAGATAGGCGGCAAGCGCTGGGAGAAGGCGTGCAAGAAGGCCCGCGAAGGCATCGAGGAGATGGCGCACGAGCTTCTGGATCTCTACGCCAAGAGGACGCTGGCCGAAAGGCCGCCCTACAACGTCCCCGACCTCGCCTACCGCGAG
This window contains:
- the mfd gene encoding transcription-repair coupling factor, translated to MGADKLIELLESLDGKGRRIRAQGLRSSSRAYLLARVVGKLKKPILVLTATVPEAKAFADELKFFLGADSEKHPLPWDPPVVYLPPWDTLTFENLPPHPEISAQRIAALFRATNGGPFILVAPVESVLQRLPAPRTVENGSIPISVGEEFSRERFLLKLAQSGYQRVGQVEERGEVSVRGGLVDLFAPHYERPLRLEFFGDDLESIRTFDPSTQRSLDKIEEAVILPAREVVASEEAAEAAFTTLRLRCHKLGMNRSETAEALEAFKTDPFGPHREPFLPYFGDTATLWDYIPESAAVAVDMPGDFAEKVAEFSREIGEGSQRAEKSGRLFPALEESYISPEEWNAHLGSRQVIELESLDMEVPGAVSFDTRDNSDLVTALRNNRGTERLLTPLVDEIKKAKDRGHHTCIVARTAPMALKLREFLREYSITVEPEKSFTLSTPENRASVSLCIGGLARGFRFPGEKLTLITQAEIFGMKGKRPPPRRGLTRTSLAELKDNDLIVHADFGIGRYRGMARIAVEGIEGDYLHLEYADGDKLYLPVTRLAIIQRYTAPGGGENVSLDKIGGKRWEKACKKAREGIEEMAHELLDLYAKRTLAERPPYNVPDLAYREFAATFPYEETRDQFAAIDDVLGDMTGKRPMDRLICGDVGYGKTEVAIRAAFQSVHGGKQVAVLTPTTVLAAQHFQNFKKRFEGYPITVEMLSRFVSKEEQDAVSRRLAEGKTDIVVGTHRLIQSDVKFKNLGLVVIDEEHRFGVAQKEKLKKMRGEVDMLCLSATPIPRTLQMSFTGIRDLSVIETPPADRLSVRTKVARFDDDVIKEAIKRELGRGGQVYFVHNRVQSIEEVAHHLRELFPGVRFAVGHGQMKENSLQEVMEQFTTGEVQVLVCTAIIESGLDIPRANTILINRADLFGLADLYQLRGRVGRSNVQAYCYLLLPAEEQGVTADAQKRLQAMQQYSDLGAGFKVALHDLEIRGAGELLGKNQSGQIAAIGFDLYAELLEEAVHRLKGEPYRKAPEPEIRLRVPAHFPEAYVPDPRQRLALYERLARIEAEEEAEDLRYEFIDRFGPLPKPVENLLEVMKLRHHLIMLRILALDYTGEELVLSFGEDPGVDTARIVELAGKEPNLFRLTPDSRLKWKIGKGREAGEIFSLARELLDRLR
- the nadA gene encoding quinolinate synthase NadA is translated as MSSEENIQKQIRLLARERNAVILAHNYQRGEVQDVADHTGDSLGLSIIASKTDAKVIVFCGVHFMAESASILSPEKTVLLPRLDAGCPMADMITAEDLIKVREEHPGVPIVTYVNSSAKVKAVSDICCTSANAVKVTNSLPEKTVYLAPDRNLARWVARNTDKNVLYWNGCCPSHERLTARDVLAAKAENPGAPFIAHPECRPEVIDLADAVRSTSGMLEWCKNSSAKTIIVGTETGLFHQLRKNSPDKTFVAPTEKLFCPNMKLTSLEDLLVSLEKMENVIEVEESVRIPAARALQRMVDAGRD